Within Dermacentor albipictus isolate Rhodes 1998 colony chromosome 3, USDA_Dalb.pri_finalv2, whole genome shotgun sequence, the genomic segment cataggggaaattacttgtacttactaattgaaataaagaaatgataaattaatggcactgaaagtggatgaaaaaacagcttgccacaGGTGCGGAATGATCCCACGTATTCGCATGACATcgcagagcatcgcacgtgtaatgcgaagacgtgggatcgttccccacctgaggtaagttgttttttcatccactttcaatgccattaatttatcattccttcatttcaattagtaagtacaagtaatttcccctatgttttccttagtgtctttgtttgttggcttctcatgatatgattagtaAAGTGTGGTGGCACACTTTACAGTGCAGACACATTCTATATGTGAAAACAGAGGACACCATGCAGCCAAGTACTAATATAATTGTTATAAGTGACATTTTGTTTGCATGCAGTTAAAATTATTGGACAGTCCCTGTAGCTTAACTCTATGTCCTACCTTGTCTGTAGACTTCTTTAAGCATTCTGAACTGGGTGCCTTACTGCATCAGTCTGTCGAACTTTGCTGTCTATAACGATAAACTCGTAGATAAAAAGAAATGCTTAAAAAATTACCCGTTTTACCTGTGTGCAGTAAAAAGTTGAAGAAATATTGTATGTACTATCTAAAGCTCTCAAAAACACACATCGACCTGCCTTGACTTCTCAAATTCAGCTTGAAGAATCCATCCAATTAAGTCCCTTTTGATAAATGGCAGCTCCTATCTTGTTTTGCAATGCCTAGCAATACATTTTCTGGATACAGCCTCATTTGAAAATGTTCTGTCGGCAACCCAGAGAGAAAACATGTACGTAAGATCCAAGTTTCTTCCACTGTACCTGCTTCATTACTGTGCCCCATCACAAAAACAAATTCTAGGACCTCGTAGTAAGGGGTTTTGAAGCGGTGAACGAACCCTGTCGGAAACTGCCACAGTAAGTGCCAAACGCACCAACGGAATAGGAGTGGGGCAAAAAGGAGGCAGCACTGCCATTGAGGAAAGAACCTCGTAGCATGTTCTCCAGGGAGCCCAGCCCCTGGTTGTTGACGATGGAGAAGCCACAGAGTCGCTCGATCTGCTTCCAACGTTGCAGACGCTCCTGAAGGTCCTTCGTCACCTCTGACAACGCAGCCCTGCATAACACGATTCACTCACTCAAACActactacagtcaaacctcaataccGCTGAACCTCGCAATAACAAAATTGGCGGGGAACACGAACAAATTCGCTTTCGCAAGAATTTTGTTGTTGTGGAATGAGGCAGCACAAATAAGTAATGCATTGCACAATGAAACTTTACTGACAAAATTCTGCTAGCCTAATTTTGCAAGCTTGCCAACAGTACCAAGTGCGCCACATGTGTctatcagcagtggcagcaccaCCGTGGAGTAATATTTTCGATCAATTGCTTTCTGAGATATACTCCCATCTGAGATTTCACGTAACTTGGCACCGGACACAGGGCAACAGTGTTacacgcatgcagcagcatttctccagtgcACGCTGTTGCCTGTAGGCACCGACGTGTCCGGTGCCAAGCAAGAAAGTGATCATATCTCGTATTTCCGAAGGCAACCGATCGAAATTATGGCCCCTTTGTGCAAATCTATGTCCGGCATCAAATTCGCATGCAATGCTTGTTGAGTGGCACCAAAACCAATGTTCTTAAAGCAAGGGATGCGTATTCCCGGACAATAGCTCAATCATGGCCCGATGCGTGGCACTCCATGGTGTGACCACCACCCACAAACAATTCCATGTCGGTGCGACatggatttccttgtttttgctgcatttttctcaccgaggCGCACAATATGCACACCACTATAAAGGCTGTAAGATGCACTCAAATAGAGAAAAACTATACACTATACggctgttttttattttttttttatttttcagcttcGAGCCACCCTTCACAAGACTAGCGTTAGATTAACACGGCAGATGTGAAAGTGAAATGTGAACAAAGCGCTGGCCCAGCTGAGCAGGTTACGGATGGACACAaaaagatgtgtgtgtgtgtgtgtgtgtgtgtgtgtgtgtgtgtgtgtgtgtgtgtgtgtgtgtgtgtgtgtgtgtgtgtgtgtgtgtgtgtggcagcaGGGGAGACGTGAGGAGGGGTGTTGCAAGAACTTGTCGTGGCCCTCCCGATTTAAGAACCTTTGAAAAGTGGCAAGCAATGCCGCACCTGACAATGAAAAGACCCCTGCTCTTTACCATTGGCGCGACCGCAGTTGACACACTCAGCGCCAACTAAGGCTATGGTGAAGGAATTGTGTCATGTGGTGCACGGCCCACACTTTTGTCTGTCGTGCAAATTAGCTTTCATGAGCTGATGATAACCTGGAAAACCCACCTGCCACTAAAGCTAGAAAAAGCCTGTCTGTGTTTTGGAGGAAGACTGGAAAGGAAAGCTTTCTATGCAATAAAAGTCACCTTGTCAAGCTGCTTGTAGCTTTTAGCGACTGCCCCATCCATtattgtattaaaaaaaaaaactacagtagACAATCGTTGATACAATCCCTTTCCGCATTTTTCGTGATCGAGAACACAAATAGCCATACAGCTCCACTTAtgttataagaagccaacaaacactgacatcaaggacaacataggggaaattacttgtgcttaataaatgaaataaagaaacgataattaaggttgtgggttcggttcccacctgcggcaagttgttttttatcccctttaagttccattaatttatcgtttccttattttatttattaagcacaagtaatttcccctatgttgtccttggtgtcagtgtttgttggattcttatgatatgagtaataaaatcgggcccctcggttaaccccctttcttttcgttgattacataacgagggtctcgaatatggcaacattgatgccttcaggtagcatgtgtgggtttattgaccagttgccttccctcaaaaagatcatgttctcgtgGCACCTGTGGCAAAAAGGATGTTCTACGTCCGCCGccgaggtctgtgagtggtggtgctagctaacactcccagggttctacgaggacacataaatacccaagaaagtggatgggcaaacggcgctgcggtagctcaattggtagagcatggcatgcgaaatgcgaaggttgtgggttcggttcccacctgtggcaagttgttttttcatcatctttaatttccattatttaacgtttctttatttcatttattaagcacaagtaatttcccctatgttgtccttggtgtcagtgtttgttggcttctcatgataatGACAATGCTTAGAGAGTCACATGTTCAAAAAgtaacgcctccccccccccaatgtTGTAATTTCTTCGCTTTTGAAGCGACATTATCCAAAAGCCTATTGATGATATGCAGCATCCAAACTGATGCTGCCAGTTATATACAGGTATATAGTAGAAGAACAACATTAAAGCAGTTTTACTTGGCCTGAAGGATTCGGTTGTCGATGTCGTCGATGGAACTCCCATGTGCAATGCGAAAGGACCCCATGAAGCTTCCACGTTTCTTGCGAAGTTTTTCGCACTGTGAGAAAAAAGGCAAAATGGACAAAATAAGAAACCTGCTTACATAATATAGCTAAATACAGCACACACAGTACTAAATGGTTCTATGTAAGGTATCTAGAAAATCCATGTGATGCAAAAGTAGGCTATGctgacattaaaaagaaagaggaaaagatcAATGTAAGAAGAGACGTCATCTAAAGCTAAAAGCGAAGAAAAGGTATGCTGACAAGTACAATTAATGCTCAGTACAACAAGTTTGCTTTCAGACATAGCTTAAGATACGTTTTACTGCTACAGCAGTTTAAGTGTTGAAAACAAGGTTTGTTGTTTGTCCATCTGCGTTTCTCATCATGCTGCTGCCAACAACTATTGTCGTCGCCCTCATCATTATTACCGCATTGTTGTTATGCCGTAACACCATGAACACCTCAGCCTCAGCTTGATCCTTCCGTGCAACGGTAAGATAGCAATGACAATTGCCGTCATAACTAAAAGGATTTATCAATGAACACAGAAAACCCAGTTTCAAGCTTTAAGTGGTGCCGCAGTAAGATTATGAGGCTGCTATGCCACATGTGTAATCTTCAGCTGATTCAATTATTCTTTGCTCATCAACAGATAGGACAAATCTCTTTAACACAATTGTCATGCTCTGCATCAGAAAGCACTGCACTACCACCCATGCAGTGAACgagaaaaatgcaagaaaataacCTACTAAAGAAAACTGCCTTTGTCGTACGGCTGAATAAATTACCCTGTAGCTGCACTGAATTACACCAAAACAGCACTGTGCCATGTTCTAGTTCTCTAGCACTAAACAAAACAGGCTTGTACTGGTAAACAGTGCCTCCTCCAAAACACCGATTGATTGATTAATCAATTTATTCATTTATATACTTACTGATATGAGAGATGCTGCAGTCGAGGTTTCTATGTTATTAATGAACATTAGGAGTTTGTAATGCACACCCATTTCtcggtacacgagtgtttttaaATTCCACATTCATCGGAATGCAACCGCTTAGGTCAAGAAGCGAACCCACAACACTATACTGAGTAGCCACAACAATGGATGCCAGAACAATAATGTTAAACCATGTTAACTCATCGTTAAAGGACTGAAGAAAACCAGCAAAATATGCTTACAGGTGATAAACATAACTGTCTCTTCAAGCATAGGGTTGATTATCATTTTAATGGTCTTATAAACACAGTCGAAATCCATGAGCTGCTTTCAGAACTTGTCAGGTTCAGTAAACCAGTAGTCTGTGCCTCTGTACGGCTTGCAAACAACACTGGTTATAACAAACCCTATTAGTGATTACATCAAGGTCTGTTGCAGATGTATTTGAATTCTGCATAATAAGGTATTTTACAATGAGAGCACACTGTATGCAATTTACTAGAAAATTAAAATAGCTGCACACACTGCCAAGTTTTAGTCAATGAAGTGTAGGTAAAGCTCAGACTGACCCCTTCCTTAGCCGCCACAAGCTGCTTCTCGGCGGCCGCCTTCTTGGCATTGTAGTGGCGCAACTCCAGCTCGTGCGTCAGCTGCAACCAGTGCTGCAAAGATGGTGGGGGCATCCAGCCACCCGTACCTCCAGACCTCACTGCCGAGCTCAGTGCTGTCTGTGCCGTGGCCAGCTGTTCCCGCAATGTCCGCACTTCCTCTTGCAGGCACTCTACGATGGTCCGCGTCTGTTCAGGGTCCGCTGAGCTCCAAAACTCTCGTTCTTGCTGTAGTAAAGTGAAAGgggaaaataataaataaataaataaaaagaaaaaatgaaagaaaaaaggaaatggcaATTGATCGGAGAAATAAAAGACTTTTAATAAAAGTGCACAGAAGAAACGACACTATGCCTACCACTCAACTGTTATCGATGAGGTATACGTAAAGCACCTCATCAACGAGAAAGTCAAAGAAAGTGGTGCATGATTGCGCCAGTAGTTACAGAAACTGCACTGTCGGATGTGATGAAGAGGTGCCCAGACTATTAAAAATGTAGTAAAAGGTCCTGCATTCATCTCTCGACCATTTGGCGCTTTTCAACATGAACTGAAAACTTCTGAAATTGTCATCTCGGTGTTCGAACACAGGTAAAGTTCAAGTCTCGCACAGAAAACAGCAGCTAATAAAATGTTGCACATTCAATCACAGTGAtgtttaaaaagaagaaaagtgatTCGCACTCTACAATGAGGAAATGGTACAATGAGAATCATGGTACAATGAATTCCTGCTTCTGGTAACCCTCTCGATAACTGAAAGACGATGTAACAATGGGAATTACAGTTAAGCCTTCATATAATATAGGTGGTAAAATCGACAATTTGCTTTGTGATATTTAAGTTTTCTTGTATTGAAAATCTACCTTGtatgcaaataagtacaatcACCAATTTGTATTTCTTTTGCATGGAAAGGACCGtaaaattttccaaattattgggcaAACGTAAAAAACTAATTTCAATAAGCAAAATCATTCATTTTGTTGAACTTTTGATTCAGTCACGAAAGATACTTTCATGCAGAgttgacaatatcttcacatcatCAGTATGAAGCAAAGCCAGCCCCGCTTTCGTATCCCCTCTGCCCCACGGCTGATAGTGTCGCCCTCAGTGGGACAACATTGTCATGAAAAGTGTAAAAGGATGGCACCGAATGCTTCATCgccttctcgcttcaacgcatcTCCAAAATTTGAGATTACTCAGCCCCCAACACTAAATGGGGAGTGATGATCATGAAAGATAGCGCGCATGCTGCCACACAATTTAGCCCTGCCCACTCTTTGtacatgcggcagattaccttTAAAACAGGATGCAGGCTGCAAACGCACTCAGCCACGttgacagccatgcgcagccttGGGCGCACTAGCAAAAGACGCGCACCAAGCTGCATTCTTCGCCCCCTCTCCCTCGTGCTTGCCGTGCCCCCTCATTTCCCCATGCTCATGTGGAAAGACAGCGCTTGTCAAACCATGTTCCTTTTTGGCTCCCCCTTGCACTCTTTCCCTCATGCCCAAAGCACACAGTGCGTGGGGTGCAATAGGATTTTATTGCATTTGGCCACCCAATTTGCTTCTACTGCCGCCACATCGGTCATGTGGCCCACTATTGCAATAACCACTGGTCTGCTTCAGTAATCACTCTTGGTCACACGGCACGCAATTTGAAAGTTGTACtcgcaagcagctgcttgtaattcaccCATTTCACAATCAGCGAtcacagaagtttccatttattgtctcgataTTCTTTTGGAGCAGCTgcgaaatttcgttataatgaaattgtGTTTATTTGATGTTCCAAATACATGATGTTCTATAAACAAGAAGTTACAAAAAGTTAAATCATTTGTTTTCTTATAAATTTTgctatattgaagttcattacaTCGAGGTTTAACTATACTAATGCTTCTGAAATGTACAGTCGCCGAAtgatttttcagactccaaaagttcggacatgctcgattattcggtctgcttcgtggcaccgccattctccccatagaccataatgtataacaactgccgaaagttcggacaccttgcaacctctcgtctgacttttctgacactccttgagccaactcaatCGAGAGCACCATACACCGACATTGACCCATGCATGCTTTGACTTGCTGAACTCCATTTCTATTTTGAACGAAACCTTCTTGCtggctactgcaaatccccgctcatcatcatcgtttctccCTGGTTCAATAAAGTGGCTACAGCAGTttcggtctcagcttagtaagccatgtcaagacaaccCAGCAGCTGATATGTTTGTTTTTTCGTGCATGACGCTGCGAGAAGGCtacatttttcgtttgtgcgactggtgtcggtaTGACagcgtggtgatgtttgctttgtgtgctgtgtcgaggttgtggTGACCTAACGCGGCATACAGAAATATCGCTTCAAGTGTCTAATGGTGCTGAGAGTGcctgcgcagactgcgctggggaatgccagcaagcgggtgccgggaggcctaggatttgtcgcatTCCGATGGGCTCCCTACTGACGTCGAAAATGTTCCgccgagacctgtgcagtggttgtagtgcgattccggacaccgtttcatttgacagtttcacaggtgccgacactgctgtactgacatgtgcGGAACTCGACAACGGCGAGATCatttgtcaggtttctgctgcaccaccggacgatgactctgagtcggaaaATGATGGACCATGTGCTATGCTGTCGTCGCATGCGGTGcttgtacaagcagtgactgtgctttgaGCCGTCTATAGTGACCATACAACCCTCTCCTAGATTCAGGCTTATTTGATTGCgcataaacggaacagcgtgcaagggcgcattcacaatttctttaaGCCTACTGCCAAGACCGGATaggtgcgtggaaataaaggatttctttcttttttttttcttaatctgctttttcggacacatgtttatttggacatttccgcagtccccgtgggGCCCGAATAAACGGTTGGCGACTGTATTGTGGCAAATAATACCAGTGTCACATGGCCATTTTCAATTATTATCGAGCCCGATCCAGATCAAAATTCTTGACTGTGATTGGCTCCCTCCTACATCTTGCacaaaggagccaatcgcgaccgagaaactAAATCCCGATCAGGTTCGATCGCAATCAAAAGTGCACCGTAAGACACCCTTATAAGATTTGCAAAACATTTCTCCTATACAGGTGACACTAAACACAAAAAGCTCTGTTCTGTCAAGCAATATGACCAATACGTCTCATCTGAAATACCTTGCAGGATAGATGTGCCATTTAGGGCTAATATTAAAAGATAAAGAGTCTGTAAAAGGAGTGCTGCATTGCTAATCAATCCATTAGCAACATCTTTAATTTGCTAATCAACCTTGCAAGCATGGCTTTCCATGATGAAAAACCATAACGCGGAGAAGAGAAAGAAATTATGTTTCAAACCTTAGCAGCAAGGATTTCATCCTCCAGTCTCTGCTTTAGTATGACTGCAGTTTCCTGTTCCATCTTGGCTTTGTCCAACCTTCAGACCCAAAATATGACAAAATATAAACTGGTGAGCACACAATGTGTACAAATCAGGGTGAATGAGAACAGTGCACCATACATGGCCATGGCAAAACCAAGGCAAGTGAGATAACACTCTTCTGTTAAGGCATTACCATATCTTTGTATCATCATGTCAGAATGACACACAAATGAGGGAAAAGAAAAGCTAAGTAAAACACTTATTTTTTTCCCAGAGCTTAAACGCTGCAGAATGTTCAGCCATCAACTGCACAACAAGACTGCATTGAGTTCTCAAATAACTACACACAGATTCGTCATTAGTATATTTTTCCCCCATTTGCAATCTTGGTCTCACGTACTTTTGTTGAAATTTAGGACTCGTATATTTATTTTCTTCAAATGAGGACTCGCAGTCCAACAATAGCACATGCTCTTCATTGATTACGTGTTATACATCTATAATTGCAGAACAACTGAACTCAATTGAGTCCCCGAGTTCAGAGCATTGAGAGGCAATATATGGCCTCCCCTGTTGAAGCCTTGGAGCACTGGAGAGCCGCATTCAAAGGCACAGGAGTGATGCTTACTCTCGCTGCATCTCGGACAGCTGCTCCTCAGCTCTCTGTAGGCTATCCATGTCCTTCATCATCTTCTTCAGGTGGCGCTGAGAGTAGTTGTGCTGCACGTATGCAAACCAGCAGCCACCTATGGCAATCACCAGCGACAGCACCAACAGCACATCCTTGACGTAGTTGTGATCTGCACGTGCACAACAGGAGGAGGGCAGGGTGTTCCTTCACTTAAGGACACGATTTGTTCAATCAGCAACATATAGAGGAATGTCACTATTCTTAGGTATCACTGACTAATGCAATGCAGGCACCTATTTTAGGTGTCATGTGCACTACATTCCATCAGGTACTAGGACATTGAAGTTCTAAAGTTTACAGTACAACCGAGCACACGGTGTGAGCTTGACAATGTTTTCTGCAATTGCCAAAAGAACTAATTCAAGTGAGGTACTGACGTTTTGGAGGCCCAAAGAGCACAACATCCATGGCCTTGAGGGTAAGTTTCTGTTTGTGGATAACATCCTTGATGCCAAGCACGCTGCTCAGGTAGTTGTTGTTGGCCACGGCCATTCTGGAAAAAAATGACATTTTCACACACGGTAAGTGTGTCCCTTCTCACACCTCAATAGCAATGAAAAGAAAGCAatgcaagaaaagaaaggagagactGGCATATTTATGGACACTAACGCCATTTTTGCTCTTTCGCGTTGCACCTTTATGCTGCTCCGTGCTGACCGAGCTCAGAGAGTCATCCGACTGAACTGATGTGTGCCCAAATGCATTCAAATTAGAGTTTCATTGCACTAAATAAATCATATGCCTGGTCGGGATCAAAGGGTGAGTCTGAATTATCCGATCTTCTGCATTAAGGAGTTTTTACTGTACCAAGACTTCACCACCAGGATGCGCCACCTTTCGGTTCTTGAGACTTTCTTCGCCAATTTAAAACTACAGTTCCTAATGAAATTGAGAACAGCATGCTGGATTTTACCACCATGAATCATGGTCATTTATTTCCATCGACCTCTCACAACACATggtggccagttgtcagtcctcTTAAGACAATTACAAAGGTAAATAATTGTTTAAAATATAAATGACACATGTTGGATGTTACTTGCCAATCACCATCTAGATTTAGAAAAAGGCATACTTGAATGTTTCACAGTTTACTCAAGTGCAGAATATTACATCATAAAATGAATTGCTAACTTAAAGTACAGCTGCTTCACAGAGGCACTGTGATGCTTGGGCAGAACAGAAATTAAACATGAACAATAAAGAAGTTGCAATGTGCCTTCTTGACACATGTTAAACTGTATAAATATTCACATATTACCTACAATCTCCATAATGAGTGAATTGACTGCAATGCTAGTATGGAATGCTGTGACCAGAATGAATTAATGTTACCTGGGCAGAGTTGAGCCATCCACCGCATTTTCTTCAAAGGTCTTTGAATACTGCGGCAGCTCAACGCAGCTGACCAGCCACTCGATCGTCTCTTCCACCGTCCAGTTGTGGACTGCAGGGTTGCACAGGTTGTACAGGAGAGAAGAAAAATAGGTATGAGCAGGTTGGTGTCAGAAAGGGTGTACATTGTTAAGCAGCTAGATAGCTTTATTGACTTGGTATTCAGTAGCCTGAGCTTTATGAGGCTTAGCAGCCTTTAAGTACCTATGTCAGATAAAGCTTTTCATTTGGTAGCATGAAAAAGACAATGCCAGCCAGCTTAAGCCTCAAGGCTGCTTTGTACATTGTGGAAGAGTTCCCTTAAAATAAGTCAGGAGAGTTGAGGGGAAGCTTTAGTTCAGGCCTAGCTCAAATCTTTTTATTGAGATACATGCAAAATGCACAGATTTTCAGATGAACTTAGTGCATTAAAGGAAAAGCATAATTCTAGTAATCGATGCTCTCAGAATATTGATTTTATTCTAAGAATCTTTAATATGAACTGATGCAAATCAACTGTTTTATGTGAAACTACAAGTACACATTTCTAACTCCGTAATGAAAATGTGCACTGTAATTCTGTAAGCTGCGCCTTAAAGTGCATTCAAAGCAGAAAAGAGATTTACAAAGCTTGGCTTGAGATGGATGCAGAAAAGCAACACTGAATTAGTACAGAATGGAACTATATTCTTTAAGAACTATATCTTCATTTGGTTGGAAAAGCTTAATTATTACAGGACAAAATTAAAACAAATTTTTCCTTTTCTCAACTGCTacaatttccttctttttctttctttttagatgcaacaaattttattcaaatTGGTGATCAGTTTTCTAAATAGGACTTAAGTTTCAGTTAAGTTTTCTTTCAGTATACTTGAACAGCTACAGGAGTTTAAGAAAAGATGCACTACAAGACCTAGAAAACATGCAAGCAGACACCATGTCCTGAAGCATTTACAATGAATAATATATAGACAAAAACGTGGTTACACAAGGCAAGCCTTTTATCCACAGTTAAGTGGTATCATTCCATCGCCATTTCAGCGTGCCTAACCCTACCTCAGCAGGGACGAAGAAAAAAGGGCAAGCACAAATTTTAAGAGCACAGAAGGAGACAGGACAAGACAGGaaataccattttttttttttgctcgtacTAGAAGTGTTCCAATATGACCTGCAATATATGCTTAGTGATGCGTGCAGTATTTATGTTGACTATACAGAATTTGTTAACACTAGCTTGTTAGCACTTTAAGTTTGTGAGGAAATGAAATATTGAAACCTTGTATGTGCGTAACTGATTCTGGCAACAGCAACGTTTTTGGTTTGTCgaaaacaagagttcaggatcaccagtcagcctctagggtttgtgaaggagtacgtttacctaggtcaattactcacagagaacccttatcatgagaaggaaatttacagaagaacaaTAATGGTTTGGAGCACCTACGGCAgtcattgtcagctcctgactggaagcttgccattatcattgaaaaggaaggtgcacaatcagtacattctaccagtgctgacatatggggcagaaatttggagaaTGACaacgaagcttgagaacaagttaaggaccacgcaaagagtgatggaacaaagaatgctaggcataacgttaagagacaaaatgagagcggtttggatcagagagcaaacgagtatagcttatattctaatttacattaagagaaaagaatggaactgggcatgtcatgtaatgcgtaggttagataactagtggaccataagggttacagaatgggtgccaagagaagggaagtgcagtcgaggatggcagaagactaggtgggaagatgaaattaggaaattcgcgggcactagctagaatcggttggcgcaggacaggggtaattggagatcacagggagaggccttcatcctgtagtggacataaaataggctgatgattatgatgactaGTAATGAGAAACCCAAAACGTCTACAGCCTCGGAGCTCATCATAGCGAGTTCAGCATATTGAGAAAACTGGTCTCCACACTGCTGGTTTCGTTTATTCTTTGAGGAATAGGGAGGTGGGGATGAAGGCTGAGCTAGAGGTGGACAATCAAGTAACACAATATCAGTGGCAAAGGGTGTTGGACGTTCTGAGGCCAGCCATCTTGACATGCTGTAATCATTTTATTGAATTCCAGGGCCATAAGTGATAATGGGTTTTCATATACACTGGATGAATAAGGGAGGCAATTACTGGTGCCAAATGTACTGCTGTGCCATCTAGACCATGAAATATGTTCTCTGTGCAAGATCTGAGCGCCAATAATTTAGGGCTAAACTTGAGAAAGGAATCCTTAAAGTTGTGGAGATAAATGCACTGGCCATTGCTTGTTGTAGGTGCCGCAATTAACTTGCAATATTTCAAGCTCAGACAACTCAAAGTTTTAGTTAATTCAGATCTAAAAATCTTGGCCAGCCAATATCTTCCCAATGCAATTTAAACTGACACTTTATATTTGGCCTTTTTAGACTTTTTGGCCTCTAAGGCCGAAGCTATGCATACAAAAATTACTGATGTGGGGATGAGTAAGTAGAATGTGCCCATGTTTGGTGATTACGTTACTCTCTGTGTAGACAGGCTACATGAAAGGAACAATTCTCGGCATCTGCAGGCACCGGCGTGCCTCACTTCTCATCTCAGACGCAATGCACGAACTTCTTGGCAGTGCTACTAGATGGTGCAGCGTATCCAGAAAGAAGTGCAATTGGAGAGCCCGGTCGTCACATGGCATGTTTCTCAGTGCTTGCACACACCGGcatgccatgcatttcggaggccatgtgcAGGCTTCACAGCAGCGGTGCCTGATAGCGCTGAGTGTTCTTAGAgcagcgcgaaagaggagtctcGCTGCAGCAcacacctcatacataactcaTTTCGATGACGGCAATACATTATGTCACTATATTCATTAAATGCTAATGCATTACCATTGATGGTCATCGT encodes:
- the Stim gene encoding stromal interaction molecule homolog isoform X8; this translates as MNWLRPRYIIAVFLFSEVVLGSGVFVQDRSTNALTGDKDASDPVQGSAPTADDKESTATCERMKACDDLLGYEAIRALHQQLDDDDNGSVDIAETDEFLRDELQYENGYERQKKFHGNDKYISLEELWQSWQVSEVHNWTVEETIEWLVSCVELPQYSKTFEENAVDGSTLPRMAVANNNYLSSVLGIKDVIHKQKLTLKAMDVVLFGPPKHHNYVKDVLLVLSLVIAIGGCWFAYVQHNYSQRHLKKMMKDMDSLQRAEEQLSEMQRELDKAKMEQETAVILKQRLEDEILAAKQEREFWSSADPEQTRTIVECLQEEVRTLREQLATAQTALSSAVRSGGTGGWMPPPSLQHWLQLTHELELRHYNAKKAAAEKQLVAAKEGCEKLRKKRGSFMGSFRIAHGSSIDDIDNRILQAKAALSEVTKDLQERLQRWKQIERLCGFSIVNNQGLGSLENMLRGSFLNGSAASFLPHSYSVGAFGTYCGSFRQGKQMTRSGSEGTLAEEESAYGISAVQQLVHNSAALFLASVPPACDLTKCTLAAAAGFPPFRVVPLNSANLPQSAAAAVSTTASTTVPASLASLNGSSLLSLRCPERPSTLPISATKSNGASSQKLALLDETDDDAEEFTDSSLPTVLSAGTPAPSAVSFMVGDSRTSTACSTQEQPAAQ